The following proteins come from a genomic window of Pocillopora verrucosa isolate sample1 chromosome 6, ASM3666991v2, whole genome shotgun sequence:
- the LOC131769384 gene encoding proto-oncogene tyrosine-protein kinase receptor Ret isoform X1 encodes MVFHIIICCVLLCMFSHSAFVECAGSIKYSSAEIYIKRVDGGKVVTTIGSDVTLEWSCRVRGNHSVGMLAWSLKLHTVTDRTRIAWLYYSPERFWIGITKSIHYGRRVRWTGEASQGKISFVIQDVRISDAQSYKLSWKVILPSRNGSRQVVMTQSKLMVTVAAKSTYKPLPSHVDMQPKTTGIILSTSSQTAATLDEANTEAALLSTKGIIPSISMQTTTTLDEANTEVALVSTKAMAVSPKRSDMGDLPRSKKPDHFAALLIFTITSAIVIVVLSVIIFGFCWKMRKGKDKEEQGLNQRQREVELTQVPRPAQIQGEVEEDTRAEQDEKVDTSPPTLFPRARRSSRWEFPKTRLQIREVFGQGAFGQVAKGLALQIAGKANWTEVAVKMLKEDAEESDRRDLLSELSIMKKLPHHRHVVTLLGCVTTSVNPLVIVEFASHGDLLGYLLKSRGLPDTYYNTCKKLTRVTAKKLMMFAWQIASGMNFLCENKVVHRDLAARNVLVADGNVCKITDFGMARDVQGSNIYTMKAGGRIPAKWTAYEALSYGIYTTQSDVWSYGIVLYEIFTLGGEPYPGIKARDIANLLEKGFRMRRPKQLDKELFSVMFSCWNEDPKKRPTFGTLQEALEKIEKEQTGYLNLQSFVDFSYVNICEARKVKEESII; translated from the exons ATGGTCTTTCACATCATCATCTGTTGTGTCTTGCTCTGCATGTTTTCCCACTCAGCCTTCGTTGAATGTGCAG ggtCAATCAAATATTCTAGTGCTGAAATTTACATCAAGCGAGTTGATGGAGGAAAAGTGGTAACAACCATAGGTTCCGATGTAACGCTGGAATGGTCATGTCGTGTTCGTGGGAATCACTCAGTAGGTATGCTGGCGTGGTCGCTTAAGTTACATACAGTAACAGACAGGACGCGAATTGCATGGCTCTACTACAGTCCTGAAAGGTTCTGGATTGGTATCACGAAATCAATCCATTACGGCAGACGAGTTAGATGGACAGGCGAAGCGAGCCAAGGGAAGATATCCTTTGTGATTCAAGATGTAAGAATCTCAGATGCCCAGTCGTATAAACTTTCTTGGAAAGTTATACTTCCCTCCAGAAATGGATCAAGACAAGTGGTGATGACACAGTCGAAGTTAATGGTAACTGTGGCAG cGAAGTCAACATACAAACCTCTACCTTCGCATGTTGATATGCAGCCGAAAACCACTG GTATTATATTGTCGACAAGCTCTCAAACTGCTGCTACCTTGGATGAAGCTAACACTGAGGCGGCCCTTTTGTCAACCAAAG GTATTATACCGTCGATAAGTATGCAAACTACTACTACCTTGGATGAAGCTAACACTGAGGTGGCCCTTGTGTCAACCAAAG ccATGGCGGTGAGTCCAAAGCGGTCAGACATGGGTGATCTTCCTCGTTCCAAAAAACCAGACCATTTTGCCGCCTTGTTGATTTTTACGATAACTTCAGCAATTGTAATTGTCGTCCTTTCGGTAATCATTTTTGGGTTCTGCTGGAAAATGCGGAAAGGAAAAGATAAAGAGG AGCAAGGCCTTAATCAGAG GCAAAGAGAGGTTGAATTGACACAAGTACCCAGACCAGCACAGATACAGGGAGAAGTTGAG gAGGATACTAGAGCTGAACAAGATGAGAAAGTTGATACCTCCCCACCTACTTTGTTTCCACGAGCCCGTCGTTCGAGTCGGTGGGAGTTTCCAAAAACAAGACTGCAAATTCGTGAGGTGTTTGGCCAGGGAGCATTTGGACAGGTTGCTAAAGGACTGGCTTTACAAATTGCTGGGAAGGCTAACTGGACAGAAGTTGCAGTGAAGATGCTTAAAG aGGATGCTGAGGAGTCGGACAGGCGAGACCTGTTGTCAGAGCTGTCAATTATGAAGAAACTCCCCCATCATCGACATGTCGTGACTCTTCTAGGCTGTGTCACCACATCTG TTAATCCTCTGGTGATTGTGGAGTTCGCCTCCCATGGCGATTTGCTGGGCTATCTTCTTAAAAGTCGAGGTCTTCCTGACACGTATTATAACACCTGTAAAAAACTGACCAGGGTCACCGCCAAGAAACTGATGATGTTTGCGTGGCAGATTGCGAGTGGAATGAACTTCCTGTGCGAAAATAag GTTGTTCATCGTGACTTAGCTGCCCGCAATGTTCTGGTTGCAGATGGCAATGTTTGCAAAATCACAGATTttggaatggccagagatgtgcaagGAAGTAACATTTACACCATGAAAGCAGGG GGGCGGATACCAGCCAAATGGACAGCTTACGAGGCTCTCTCGTATGGCATATACACCACCCAGAGTGATGT GTGGAGTTATGGAATCGTCTTGTATGAAATTTTCACTTTAG gtGGTGAGCCATATCCGGGAATTAAGGCACGTGACATCGCGAACTTACTAGAGAAGGGATTCAGAATGCGACGCCCAAAGCAACTGGATAAGGAACT
- the LOC131769384 gene encoding proto-oncogene tyrosine-protein kinase receptor Ret isoform X2: protein MVFHIIICCVLLCMFSHSAFVECAGSIKYSSAEIYIKRVDGGKVVTTIGSDVTLEWSCRVRGNHSVGMLAWSLKLHTVTDRTRIAWLYYSPERFWIGITKSIHYGRRVRWTGEASQGKISFVIQDVRISDAQSYKLSWKVILPSRNGSRQVVMTQSKLMVTVAAKSTYKPLPSHVDMQPKTTGIILSTSSQTAATLDEANTEAALLSTKGIIPSISMQTTTTLDEANTEVALVSTKAMAVSPKRSDMGDLPRSKKPDHFAALLIFTITSAIVIVVLSVIIFGFCWKMRKGKDKEEQGLNQRQREVELTQVPRPAQIQGEVEEDTRAEQDEKVDTSPPTLFPRARRSSRWEFPKTRLQIREVFGQGAFGQVAKGLALQIAGKANWTEVAVKMLKEDAEESDRRDLLSELSIMKKLPHHRHVVTLLGCVTTSVNPLVIVEFASHGDLLGYLLKSRGLPDTYYNTCKKLTRVTAKKLMMFAWQIASGMNFLCENKVVHRDLAARNVLVADGNVCKITDFGMARDVQGSNIYTMKAGGRIPAKWTAYEALSYGIYTTQSDV, encoded by the exons ATGGTCTTTCACATCATCATCTGTTGTGTCTTGCTCTGCATGTTTTCCCACTCAGCCTTCGTTGAATGTGCAG ggtCAATCAAATATTCTAGTGCTGAAATTTACATCAAGCGAGTTGATGGAGGAAAAGTGGTAACAACCATAGGTTCCGATGTAACGCTGGAATGGTCATGTCGTGTTCGTGGGAATCACTCAGTAGGTATGCTGGCGTGGTCGCTTAAGTTACATACAGTAACAGACAGGACGCGAATTGCATGGCTCTACTACAGTCCTGAAAGGTTCTGGATTGGTATCACGAAATCAATCCATTACGGCAGACGAGTTAGATGGACAGGCGAAGCGAGCCAAGGGAAGATATCCTTTGTGATTCAAGATGTAAGAATCTCAGATGCCCAGTCGTATAAACTTTCTTGGAAAGTTATACTTCCCTCCAGAAATGGATCAAGACAAGTGGTGATGACACAGTCGAAGTTAATGGTAACTGTGGCAG cGAAGTCAACATACAAACCTCTACCTTCGCATGTTGATATGCAGCCGAAAACCACTG GTATTATATTGTCGACAAGCTCTCAAACTGCTGCTACCTTGGATGAAGCTAACACTGAGGCGGCCCTTTTGTCAACCAAAG GTATTATACCGTCGATAAGTATGCAAACTACTACTACCTTGGATGAAGCTAACACTGAGGTGGCCCTTGTGTCAACCAAAG ccATGGCGGTGAGTCCAAAGCGGTCAGACATGGGTGATCTTCCTCGTTCCAAAAAACCAGACCATTTTGCCGCCTTGTTGATTTTTACGATAACTTCAGCAATTGTAATTGTCGTCCTTTCGGTAATCATTTTTGGGTTCTGCTGGAAAATGCGGAAAGGAAAAGATAAAGAGG AGCAAGGCCTTAATCAGAG GCAAAGAGAGGTTGAATTGACACAAGTACCCAGACCAGCACAGATACAGGGAGAAGTTGAG gAGGATACTAGAGCTGAACAAGATGAGAAAGTTGATACCTCCCCACCTACTTTGTTTCCACGAGCCCGTCGTTCGAGTCGGTGGGAGTTTCCAAAAACAAGACTGCAAATTCGTGAGGTGTTTGGCCAGGGAGCATTTGGACAGGTTGCTAAAGGACTGGCTTTACAAATTGCTGGGAAGGCTAACTGGACAGAAGTTGCAGTGAAGATGCTTAAAG aGGATGCTGAGGAGTCGGACAGGCGAGACCTGTTGTCAGAGCTGTCAATTATGAAGAAACTCCCCCATCATCGACATGTCGTGACTCTTCTAGGCTGTGTCACCACATCTG TTAATCCTCTGGTGATTGTGGAGTTCGCCTCCCATGGCGATTTGCTGGGCTATCTTCTTAAAAGTCGAGGTCTTCCTGACACGTATTATAACACCTGTAAAAAACTGACCAGGGTCACCGCCAAGAAACTGATGATGTTTGCGTGGCAGATTGCGAGTGGAATGAACTTCCTGTGCGAAAATAag GTTGTTCATCGTGACTTAGCTGCCCGCAATGTTCTGGTTGCAGATGGCAATGTTTGCAAAATCACAGATTttggaatggccagagatgtgcaagGAAGTAACATTTACACCATGAAAGCAGGG GGGCGGATACCAGCCAAATGGACAGCTTACGAGGCTCTCTCGTATGGCATATACACCACCCAGAGTGATGT ATAG